A region of the Zootoca vivipara chromosome 3, rZooViv1.1, whole genome shotgun sequence genome:
ccgctcggcaCAGCACTGCGCCAGTaggctatctgcctggagcctggacgctctgtTTAGGCTTcgtttagaagtcgcggggggcaTATCCCCCTCTATGTAGCGATGCATGTGTCATTACGtagcaacgccccccccccccggggtgcatggcaatttgtcaCCCTGGGTGTCGTGGCGGCTTGCTACGCCGCTGCCCACTGACAGCATATGAACTGATATGGTTAACTTGACCCAACAACCCCTCCACctcacacatgcaaacaaaacTCATTGCAGTCAACTGAAGGCAACCAACCATGCCGAACCCCCAATCTCCTCACTGCCAATgaaaactagtacagtggtacctctacttacgaatttaatgcgttccgaacgcacattcgtaagtcaaaaaaatctgtaagtcgaatcccataggaatgcattgggagaaaaaattcgtaagtagaaaaaatactatctaaaccacatccaagatggcagacggagctctattcgtaagtagaaacatttgtaagtagagttattcgtaagtagaggtaccactgtaaataaaagaaAGTAAGTTTACTACCTCCAACCTTATACTGTCTGTAACATTAGTGTATAACTGATCTTAAGAAAGAATTCTGTGAACAGAAAGCAGACACACTGAATGTACTTTTGTCACCCAAGAAAACCTtgaataaaaagttttttttaaaaaacaacaactcataacTGTTCATATTTCCTTATTTACAGGAACAGAGCAACAGTTAGTTGGTGCTGGCCCAACTCCAGCTGCAGTTTCTCCTCAAGTTGTAAGGCCCAAAGACAAAGCAACTTTCAGCAGATTGAAACAAGAACTGCCACCATCCGAATACTCAGGCTCCAAATTGAGACATGCAAAGCTACAAACTGTTTCCAAGACCCCTACCGAATTTACAAAGACTGAGGCAGAGAGAGGCGGCTGCTTTATAGATAAAGGAACTCAAACGAAGAGGTCTGGCAGAAGTGGTCAGCTGAAGCACAGGCCTCAGCAACATGCAGGCACCCACTCTGCAGAGCAGCCACCACAGCTGCCACCACCTGCTGTCTCTGGAGGAAAAGAGGTCAGCCCTCAACTTGCAGGCACTTCTCAAGCACTGGAAATCACACAGTACTTTTTTGAGGCTGTATCCAGCCAGATGGAGAAGTGGTATGAAAGGAAAATTGAAGAAGCTCGGAGCCAAGCTGACCAGAGAGCCCAGGAAGATAAAGCACTCCTCAAAGAACATATAAAAAGTTTAGAAGAGGAACTCTATAAGCTAAGGACTAAAGTGCAGAAGGAACATTAGCATTTGCCTGCTCTCATGAAATGTTGCAAGGAAACTGATAATTTTCACAAACAGCAGTTAAGCTACTTTTATTGGAGTTTTACACTTCTTGGGGATTTGTGGCCTTTCCAGATTATAAGGATTTTTGCTCGTGCATTGATCACAAGGGATGCAGATTGCTGCCCTCCAAGTAGCACTTGTTTTGTACAGAAACTGCATTGAATTTGTCTTCCCCTGTTGAAAAAGGAAACGTTTCTTTTATCCCCATACAGTGTGCTAGTGGTGATAGTATAATACGGAACGTAGTTGCGTGGCTTTTCAGTGCTGATGATGCAGCTCTCCAGTATGCCTGTGCCATTTTTATGAATATTGTAAAGTTGTATTTTATATGTATTTAAGACATGTTTTTGAAGCGGAACATTCTCTTGCTCTACCATATGTGCTCATGtatctttttgaaaataaaagaatTAAGCGCCCCAAAGGCTACCTCTTCCTCCTTCATAGGACTGCACTGCCATTTTATGAATCCTACGGGTTCCCCTACCCCAAAACAGATAGAGTAGCCTGTATGGGGAACTGTGTGCTAACAGGTCATGCGAGTGATTTCAAGCCCTATCTAACACTTTGTGCTGCCCATGTGTACTTCTGTCATACTGTCTTACTGATCAGCTCTTTGGGATGGAGGTGCTGAGGTTTTAGCCTTTCCAACCAAAAAGCTAACTGGCATACTTGCAGCCAGaaataacatacatacatacagtgggacctcgacttacaaatttaatccgttccgaatgcacactcgtaggtcgaaaacttcgtaagttgagtttcccataggaaaagcggtttcccataggaatgcattggaaacggaaaaaaattgtaagtcgaggaaaccgcatctagctgtgaacgggttttccgttcgtatgtcgaaaaaattgtaagcgcgcagccactttttccgctcgtaagtcgaaaacgtcggatgtcaagtagttcgtaagtcgaggtcccactgtgtgtgttcgtgtgtgtaatatatatatatatatatatatatatatatatatatatatatatatatatatatatatatatatgagtgtcTTTGAGTTACAGTAAATTCCTAAAAGGTTAACACCTTGTCCTTGTACAGTGATGGTCAACTGGTGGTCTGAGCTAAATACGTATGGCCTTTTTAGCTGGGTCCTGATGCCCCAGCTAACTTCTAACCAAGGTGTGGTACCTTGTTTCACtcataaaggaaaaaaaaggtacTGCTAGATAGTAGCATCATGTTCTTCTGGCTGATTTACTGTTATTTGGAGAATAGAATGGCCTTGCAGATACAGAAATGGGCCGTATTTCCTAAATTAGATTCTGTCTGCACTGCACTTGCCCCACATGAATTTCATCCTTTGCATTACGGTTTCGATGTACAATTGGCCCCTGATAGATTGTGTAATCTCGAGTCTTCAAATTATACTGTTATTCAgccttactttatttttaaatatatcttgAGTGCTGTGATATGTGTCAAGAGGTGTGTTTTTTCACCCAGGGGGGTGGGTGGTAATCTTTAAAATTAACATTAGCATGACACTTAGGCGAAAACAGCTATTGCTTTAAAAGTTCAACAGCACGATGCAGCTGAAGAGACCTAGTGTATGTAAGCAGACTTGTTTTGCGCATCATAGTGAGGATGCAATATATTAACATTGTATGCCTCTGGATGTGCCCATGATTGTGTTTTGCTAGCCCTATTATTGCACAACTAATGCTGGATTGAGGCCAAAACTGTTGTGATTTAGAAATAGTTCTCCAGGCATAGATCTTACCTCTCATGTAAGAGTATAAACATTTTGAATGAAGTCCTTAAAGAGAGATGGCTGTATACGAAAAGTACATAGAGCTCTTTATGCACAAAATCTCAATCCAAATACTCTACATTTTTTACATTCACTAAGAAATGAGCCATGTGTTTCTACGGTCTAAATCTATGCTGCCCAAAGTGGGGTATAATTTAAATCCTACAATGAATTTAAATCCGATAATCCATAAATCTATGAGCATATTAAATGTGCCTAGGTTATAATTGTTACATTTTGAAGGTGGTGTTGGGTTGCGTGATATTAACAAGCAATTTTAAACACCAAAATCCATATTTAAAGTAGGCCAAACAAGCTAATGTTGCACTATCGCAAAGTAAGTCTGCAGGTTTTTGAGTTCTCCAAAACTCTGTCATGGTAAAATTGAGCAGTGGAGGAAAAAAGTTGGCTGATGTTGAAGACATGGAGCCTGTTATCTCATCACAGTCTTAAGATGGAATGGAAGGACGTAGCAGACAATCTAACTGAATGTCTTTACCAtttacagaattatagagttagaTGGGATCCCATTGGTCACCTGGTCCAACCAATCCCCTACAATGGAAGAATCTCAACtaatagccatccaacctctgcttgaaaacctccatggaaggagtcTACAAGCtcccatgggagtctgttccactgttcgacagctcttactgtcagaaagttcctcctggtgTTTATTATAACTCAGATCCattgtattatatattatattattattatttcgagtTCTACTATACGGAGCAGGaataaacatatacagtggtaccttggtttatgtatacaattggttctggaagtttgtacttaacctgaagagtacttaacctgaagtgaactttcccattgaaagtaatggaaagtggattaatctgttccagacgggtccggggagtacttaaactgaaagtactcaaacctaagcgtacttaaaccaaggtatgactgtattaggttGCACTAAGCCTGCTGGAAACAAGCAGCATAACTGACTATCCTCCATCTCTGGAAACACACAGAATGTCTCATTAAAAATTTACTAAACATTTCCTGCATTCTGTTCATTTTGAGTATCCTATTGTTTTCAGGCAGGTTTAGATGTGCCTGGGTCACTCTCTGGGTGTTTCAATGCACTTCAGAAGTGTTAACTTCCCTGAGAAGTGTTAAGAGAAGTACCTTAAGAACGACTTGTTAAGGTACCCCCACTACTTAAGATAGTGCACACCTCCCACATTATTACAGACCTAGTTCAGAACTAGAATCTCCCTGTGATTCAATCTCTTATGAGCTTCTTTCCATCaccttaaaaaaatctcaacactCTCACCTAAAGCAGTGCTAGCTGTCTACTTACCAATAAGGGAGTCTGCATAGAAATCAGTTTGGTTGTCTGAGAGGTCCTTCCATGGCAGTCTTTTGAGGGAGACACACTGAAAAAACAAATACTGTGTTCCACCATCAGTGAACGATCAGGCTACGATTTTGCCAGCTTTAGTGTTCTCTCAAGCTCTTCAAGCTGTAGGTTGCCCTGAGTGATCATCATCCTAATTGTATCCTGCAAAGCAGAAATTATATGCTTAGTAGGGACATGCAAGGCAATATGCATTCATGTACTGAATCTGTTCTTCTATTTCGACAAATGTTTTATCTGTCTATACTGTATTTACATCCATAAAATTCGCAACTAATGATCTCACCCTAAAGGCTGCTCTACATATTAGGACTACTCCTAGAGGGCACTTAGAAAAGCCTCTGCTTATGTTACATACCAGAAAGATCTTTCACATAACAAACAATACTGCATGTTATGGCTCCCCTCCTGAAGATCTACCATGCTAAAATggcctcaacaacaacaacaaatgtttattgttttctaGATATGTTTAGGAAGCAAAGGACCAAGAGCTGCACGAGCATAAACTTTTTGAATTGGGAATGCAAGATAAAGTTACTTGGTCATTTCCTAAGTCTTCTATGATTGCAGTTAATCCTTATTGTATTTTACACCACCCTTCCTCTGAGAGGAGCTCAGGGCTGAGTACCACACACACTAACTGCAAATGAACAGTAATACAGCATTAAGAGCAACTATAGCAGGTGAGGCATATTGTGATAATAAAAACAGTCACTGTTCTGCAAGGCCTAGGATAAACAGGCACATCTTGAAAAGATGCTAGAATATTGGCAATGTGTGTGGCAAATGAATTTCtattacagggatggggaacctgaccTCCTCAACAGGCAACAATGACAGGTGAGCAGGGACATCCTGTTAACCACCTAACTGTTAATGTGTTAAAAGATAAGGCAGCTTTGCAGAAGCAACTGTAGAGCTGGCAGGCTGCCTAATTGGATGGTCTACTACGTGACTGAAGTCAGAAGTCTGCTCAGCAGCTTCAAAGACCTAGCAACAGGTTGTGATTGGTTGCTGATTTCCCTGATAAGCAGTATGCTACTGCAGAGTTATTGAGACTAGGTTAGAATTGTTGGAGTGAGTCTGGAGATTGTTACTGGTGAGAGAGCTGTAAATACgtgctttgcttttttgctctGCTGTACCATAATAAAGCAACTAGAGTTAAAGTTACTCTTCGTCAAGTTTCTGTTCCTGATCCAGTGCACTGAGGCTGCACAGTCTTGCAGGGTGTCCGCTGCGGGGATCGGTATAAAGATCCACCAATACTAACAACATTATTGTATTCAGTCATGAGACTGTGCCACTGgagcgctccccccccctctctcacacacacacacaaaagttcaaTGCCACAGAAAAGTATCAGAGCTGTTAAAAACCACCTATCCACTATACCAGCCTCTCTCAACTCTGGGTCCTTAGATGAtgttactacaactcccatcattcctagccagcatggccagtggacagggattatgggagttatagttcaagaacatatggggacccaaggttgagaaagcctgcagTATACTGAAGCAGTATTTAAGAGTGAAACACAAGAATATTAAACTTGGTGACATCTGTCTGCAGATGAAGTGCTGACCTAACAAATGCCTTTGGTGCTATCAACATTCTACCTGGTCCAATGCGGCTCAACTACTCCCCTCCCAATCCACTCTGAGCCACGATTATCCTTCAGTAAGGGAAGGATACGGCACATGGGATGGATTCATTTAAGTATTATAACTTAAAACCATAAGAATGATCCATCTAACACTATTTAATAATTACCTTCCCAAGAATATGCAGTGAAATATCTAATAAACACTCCAACCAGCTTTTAAAACTAGTAGCTCTCTATGCAGCTTATGAAATTGGATCTTGTTAATTTCGCGCAGCAAGGTATTACAGCCCATAAAAATTAGTTGAAATATTAGCCAATTACTTCAGAGGGTTTACCACAATGACCAGTTTGGGGTTTTACATAGTCAGCCTTGGAAATCCCCATTCTTGTGAGATTTAAACAAATACAGTGTTCCAAATTTTCCAGTCTACCCCTCCTCTTGCAGGGGAGACACAGTGATAATTATTCCCAGTCATTATAAGGTGTTCTGAAGACATCTTCATGAGCAAGGAATACAGGTTCAACCTTCAACTGCAGTGTACCAAGTCAGCAGAACCACAAGTATTTCTCACCTCGTCTGTAGcacttttgtttcttttgaaGTCTTCCCTTGCCCAGTCCCTGAGGTAATGGCGATCAGTTTCATTAGGCACCTGACGAATAGCCTTCAGAATTTTTCTATACAACTGAAGGACCTGCTGCCTCCTCAGGAACTGCAAGGTATCAAGAAAAATAAAGGATGACCCTTTTACTGATTGCACAATCTAGTGTTGATCATGCGCTCACATCCTCATGGAAAGGTGTCTTAAACAGAGTCAGGTCACTGATAAAACTTGTGTATTCATTGTCTATTCCAGGGATGTTGTTGGcagagtccaaaaacacctggaggatgaCATGTTCCACCCTTCATCTGCTCTGAATGTCAGATACTCTCCAGATCTCAAGTAGAGATCTAGCCcagagatccttttaactggagtcTGAACCTGTGTATATAACATATGGATGTAGTAATCCCACTACGGGGTCTATCTGCTTTCTGCTGCAAACCACAGTATATAAATCAGTTATTCTAACTACCCGCCCTCCCATGCTGGTCCATTTACAGTGATCTATAAAATCACTCCAAAAGTAGAATAAAGGTAACCCTGAGTTTTGAAACATTTGACAGGATCATAAAAATGATTCAACCACTACAATGAAGAGGCTCATGTGTGACACAAATCACCACTTACTACACTATGAAATAAAGACAATTCTTTTCTGTAATTCAAAACAAATGAACCTTTAAACGACAGATGGTAGGTATGTTAGTACATTAATGCATTCACATGTAAAACGCAATGTTTTCCAAACCACCAGTTACCATACACCAGGctccctcaacctcggccctccagatgttttgagactacaattcccattatccctgaccactggttctgctagctagagatcatgggatcatgggagttgtaggccaaaaacatctggagggccgaggagCCCATTCATTTATAAATTGTCTCACTTAAAATATTAAGTTAAAAAGTTCAGATGCAAAACACACAATTACACAGGTAAAGCAGTCCTCTGCGTAAGATTTCTGCAAGTGCCTTGTCACATTTACATGCGGAGTGTAAATGCCAGAGTTACGGATCTGTGACAAGCTTGTGCTACATGTGAATGGCCCAACTCATGTGGGGCACATGTCTATAAGGGCAAGCACTTGTTCTCATCTTTGCAAGGCCCACTAGCAAAGCAGAGGTGAGGCTTTGTTTACCCAGAAAGTTCTATCAGTTCAACCCTTGTTAACTCCTGTGCTATTCACAGCAACCAGAATGCTAAAATGAGAAAGCGCAGGAGTACAAACTccttttttggggaaaagaaaagttcttgattttttttcatagaacaaaaaTATAGCTTGCTTGTCTTGTCCAGTGTAGAGGGTATGGCAGTAAAATATGTAAGAAGTGGATCCAAGAACAATTCTATGACATCACCTGCTCATCATCCCCTCTTGGGTCAAAAAGCAGTACATGTTCCATCACTTAAAATGTGAAGAaacagaacagaagcaagcaTACCTATCCAAATAACCCCTAGATGCTACTGCTAAATGCTATTGCTCAGACGAATATAAATGCAGCCTTAATGGAGTCCCCATCACTCCTGTGAAGCGTGAACATAAACATGCCACATACAAACTATACTATTTCCACCAACTTTCCTTTTCCTGCAGAAAATCAGCTGGCAAAGCTTTTCCTCAGCATGCAAATTCTATGATGAAAGCAGAGGAAAAGAGGACAGAGGCTGGTGAAGGGACAGTGGGGTGGTGAGGTGTCCTTTTCCCACCCTTGGGACCCCCTGGGCAATTTGCCAACcctgctgtacctggaactgggtgtggagagcgCTGCCCGACTGCTTAAAAGGGAAATCCTGAGGAAGCTGCTGCCACCTGCCCACAAAAGCAAGCCCAGACTGAAAAGCTCGGTTCTAGGATCCTTCCTCTTCCTGGAATTTTTGCGGAAGAGCAGTGAGTTTATTTGGGTCCTGGGTGAGAGGCGCGGGAAGGAGAAGCAACCAATCCCAATTTATGTATTAGCAGTAATGTTGTAGTTTTGTCACATGCAACTGctcgttgttgtgtgttttttctttttttaaaaaaaccctggttATTGCTTAAGTTGCTGCTATAGCTTCCGTTTCTTGCTCACAACTTTAGATTTTCAAATTAAGCGGTAGAGAAATGGAATTAGTAATAGAAATAACAGGGATGGCTACGCCCCTGACCTAAAGGTAGCAaagcctgctgctgccacccgaCCCTGCGGTCTCCTCTAATGCCCGGTCCTCGCGCGGTTGCCAAGCCTTGCTAGATAGACCCTGCTCTCTGCCTCGCCGAGGAAAGGGCGAAGAGCCACCTCGCTGGTgggcctctcctctcccttcccttccctctctaccTGCTTCAGAGTGAGCGCGGTCGGGGGCAGCCGGGACGACGCCATGACTAAGGCGCGCTTCGCTTCGGCGTGCTTCCTTCTCTGCGCTC
Encoded here:
- the LYRM2 gene encoding LYR motif-containing protein 2, with translation MASSRLPPTALTLKQFLRRQQVLQLYRKILKAIRQVPNETDRHYLRDWAREDFKRNKSATDEDTIRMMITQGNLQLEELERTLKLAKS